The Dyadobacter sandarakinus DNA window AGATGCGGAAACACCGCGCAAAACATGTTCTCGGGCCTGCTTAAAAACTCCTCACGAAGATCCCTATACGTCTTTCTCTGCGCGGACAGTTTGTTACTCATAGGCCGGATCTTCACTTGCTTCTTTTCCAGTCTTTTCAAGTCACTGCGCAGGTACTGGTGGGTCTTACAGTAACCTTTCCCAAAGACAGGGTAGGAGCAGTTATTGTGTTGGCAGCTCTTCATACGGGAAAAAGATCAAGCTGTTTGATGTGTTCATTAAACCTGTAGCATCCTTTTTCAAAGTATGTTTGGTCAAGCTCGCATCCCCAATAGTCGTATCCCATGTCATGAGCAGCTATTCTGGAAGACTGACTGCCCATATGAGTGTCTAGGATTTTATCACCTGACTGGGCATAGTTGTGTAGAAGCCATTTATATAATTTAGTTGGTTTTTGAGTTGGATGAATCTTCCCATTCGTATAAGCCTCAACTCGACTCATGCGAAAAGCTTTTGATGCCTTGTTAAATGAACTCCAAGCCAACTCAAAGTCTGACCCAGTAAACTCTTGTATTTTATCCCAAATGATGTTACACCTTGTAGGAGGAAGATTAAAATAGTTAGAGCCCCATATTATTTGGTTTTTAGATACCCTAAATAATTCGTCAAAAAAAGACTGATTTGGAGCAATATCCCATTTAATAGACTCTTCGTTTTTGTCGAACTTTGCCCCTCTAGTTCCTCCTCCCTTTACCAGCGCACTCCCAATCCCATACGGAGGGTCAATGAGAGCCAAATCAAAGAACTTGTCAGGATAACGGGCCATCATGTCCATGTTGTCCTCGTTTGTCACAATGCTTGATGCCATTTTTATTCTGTCAAAGGTTCTTCATGTGCGACAATCAAGGCTTGAAGTCCGGCAGCTTGTGGCATCTTCCAGTGCGTTACGAAGTCTTCGACGGCTTGTCCTGTCAGCCAGGCCTTTTCTGTTTTCATCAGGTCAAAGGCCCAGGTTCCATCTTTGTAGGCTGAGGTGGATATATCCCCCAAGTTTGTCCTGATGCGGTATCTGCCTTCTATCTCCGGCAGTGACTCATTAATGGATGTGTAACCCATTTCAGAGAGTAGTTGAAAGTTTGGCGTTTCGGTCATGGACTTATTTGATTAGGTCATTGTATTCTTCAATCCATTCGGTAGAAATTGGCTTGCGTCGATCAAAGGATTTAAACACAGCGTTGATCAGGTCGTCAATGCGCTTCTTGTGATACTCTGCGCGAGGGATGATTGTTATCTCCTCGGTACTCATTCTTGGCTCAGTCTCGACGAGGCTTAACTGGCTTGTTTGGGCAATTTCACCTGGAATGAAATACTGTCTTCCGCGTGCTCGTGAGTTAGAAGTGACAGAAACTTTACCATTATTAGTGAGACGACTTAGCCTGCCCGCAATTGATCCGTAAATTTTTAGCTTGTTGCTGGGAGCCAAGCTTGAACATATTTCATCCAGCGTCATTGGCGTGTTCTTATTTTTCAGGTATGTTACCAGAAACTTATCCCAGCCCGGGAAATTTTTATCCTTCCAGAAAAATGGTACGTGATTCATGTTTTTCGATTTATGATGGTTGATTGATTCAGTTGATTTTTTTCCAGGTAGTATGTCTCAGATTTCTTTCTATTTGCCCGTCTACAAGCGGGAAGTCTTCAAAGGGCGGGGATCTTACAGGAGATCTGATGCAGCGTGCCATAAGCTTTGATTTTGGAGGCTTTCCATGCATTCCGTAGAAGACCTCGTAAATGCAATCGTCGAGTGTTTGGTAGGTGCCGGTCAATTGAAGGAGTGGCTATGGCCGTTAAGGCTTTCGTTCTTTTGAAACCCGTTGAGCTGTGGTTGAGCGGCCGGCACTCTTGATATTTCGTAAACCCGGTTTAGTGCCACATTGCATTTCAATTCAACCGGCCCAAGTTCGCCTTCTCTGTTTTTGGCAAAAATGTATTCAATGTTGTGGGAGGGGATAAAGTCCACGCCTCGTGAGTCAGACTCGTTTGCATCGTAGTAGTCCTGACGATACAGGAATATTACCCGGGTGGCATCTTCTTCCAGCTTGCCAGAGCTTTTCAGGTTGTTCAGCGTTGGCCTTTTATCGGACTTGGATTCGTTCTCCCGGTTGAGCTGTGAGAAAATGATCAGTGGTATGCCAAGTTGATCCCCCAATTCCGTTAGTTTGGACTGAACACTCTCGGTGACAGCAGTTTTGTCTGACCTGTTCTTTACGGTTCTGTCGCAGATCAAGCCGATGTAGTCAATGAAAACGATCTTCAAGCCATACTTCCGGTGCCAGGACCTAAGCGTTCTGGTAATGTCGTTGATGTCCCTAGAACGGGTATTATCGTAGAAATACAATGGCAGCTTCCGGGCACTGTTCCCACGTTCAACCACTATCTTCTTCTGGTTATCAGCAAGTCTTCCCTTCGTGATATCGCTGGCCGAGAACCCACTTGAATTTGAAATCATCCGCGAGGCGAGCTTTGAGGGCCTGACTTCGAGAGATACAAAGGCAGTAGGATTTCCGGCAGCAGCTGCAACATTGGCGTGATAAGTAGCGACAGCCGTTTTACCCATACCTGGCCGGCCGGCAATAATCACTTTGTCGTCAAACTCCCAGCCTCCTGTAATTGAGTCAAGGATGGATACTCCTGTGGTGATTCCTGAGATACCTTCCGTCTTCTCCCGATTCATTAACTCAAGCATTCCATCAACAGCTTCTCCCATCAGTATCGGTTCAGTGTTCGTGTTTCGGCTGATCACGATGTTGGTGGCTTCTGATACTTCGCGTTCGATATCTTCGATTTGGGCGTTCTTTTCGATCATCCCCAGTAACTCATAAGCCTTAACTAGCAAGGCCCGCTTGGTGGAAAGTTCAACCAACACTTCTGCATTCGAAGCCAGATGCCGGTCGGAGGTGAAAAACTTTTTGATCTCCTGGTAGGTAGCAAGAATGTCCTTTTTGCCCGTTGGGACGATCTGGTGAAGAATCGCACTTTGAGTAACCGAGGATCCCGAGTTATGAATGTTCATGATCACATCGAACAGGTATTGATGATCCATCCGGTAGAAGCACTCAGTGTTCAGGATGTTTTCTACCTGGTAGATCAGCTCAGGACGGTTACACATCACCGAAAGGACGTCTTTCTCAATGTCAGTGTCGTGGGGTGGGAGTATCTGGTTCATAAGTAGGTTTTAATTATCCAGCGGTCAAATGTTTCCATGTCAATGTCTCCATCGGCCAGAGCCTCAAAGAGTATTTCGCTTTTCTGCTCCTGAGTCATGGCAGCGACTATCTCGGTGTGACTTCTCAGGGTTACTGGCTTGGGGTTCTGCTTGTATCCCTTCCAGTACTGTTCAGGTGACATCATACGGGTTCAGGGATTTGGGAGTACTTTTCGTTGAGCGTGAAGCGGCGCGGCGCGGTGACTTGTGATACCGGGTGCTTTTCCATTGCTTTCTCTCGTGCTTCCTTCCAGGTTCCAGCCACAGCAGCCGTCCAGTTTTTCATTTTGGATTTGCCTACTATCCATCCCTTCGATTCGTAATGCGACCAAAACTTTTCAGCGAACATGCGGGCCGCCGCAGGGGAGCTACCATAGTTCTCTACCAAATGGGCTTCTACGTCTGATTGTGAAGGAGCCTTAAACTGACTTTTTGAATTTTCATTTTTTGATCTTTGAGAACCATCATCGACGCGATCAGCGTCTCCTTCTTCTTTAAGAAATTCTTCTCTTTTATTAATTTCTTTAGTTTTATTATTGGGTAGGTCGGAGGTCGGTATGGCTATCGGTATAGCTATCGGTGTTGCAGTTGGTGTACCTATCGGTATAGCTGTCGGTATTTCCGATAAGTAAAAATCAAGGTTATGTAGTGATACCCACCGGGCCGTGTACATATTCACTGACTCTTCTATGATCTTCAGTGCCCCAAATTGTACCAGATCTTTAAGGCATTGGTAAAAAGCTTCTTTGTCCCGGATGCATGACAATGCCATTGCTTCCTTTGTTGGAAATTGAAACTCTTCAGGCCAGCCTTCTTCGTTTGCTATTTGAAAGCATGCATGCATTAATGCCACATGGTTTGGCTTTACTTTGCGTCCATTGAGTCGTACAAACTTTGCCCAGGCATTCCCAGCTAAGTATCCATTCATAGTGGGGTGATTGATTGGTTCTTAAACTAGATTGGCCTCTTTTATTGACTCTTTGAATTCCCGGTCAATGGACTTTTCTCGCTTGATATATTCATTAGCAGCCTTAATAATTGCCTCCTCCACTTGTCTATCCTCGTACTTGTCTGCCAGTACCGCATAAATCCCTCCAATTGTGTAAGGAACTCCTTTGTATGGAGTCACGCTGTTCGCTTCATTGAGTATTTCCAACGCTCTCGCAGGTAATTTTGCCCGTTTCCCGAGTCTTTCGTACAATTTCCTTGTTTCTTTAAGCATCGTTTTCAATCTTTGTTGAAAGAATGTTTAGATATTGTGTAAACGTCAACTTGATATACACAAATATAAACAATGTTGAAATGTTATCAAACAAATCTTATATTTATTTGTCATGCAAGAAGAGGAAGAAATCAAAGGGAGATTTGCTGATGAGATCAAGAACTTAGGGATCTCCAAAAATGCGATCGCAGGTAGAATTGGATTCTCTGCGCAAACTTTTACGAACGTCACTAAGGGTAGAAACCTACCAAGCCTTTTACTATTGAAAAGACTTCAGGAAGTTTTCCCATCATTCGATTCTAACTATGTGATACACGGAGAAAGAAAGGATGATGATTCTTTTCGTGTAAAAGAGCTATTGGAGGAATTGGACTTTCAGAAAGCGATTGTTTCCAAACTGGTGGGAAAGCATAAGGGCGTATCCAATCACCCACAGGTAGACAGAGAAGGCGCAAGTGAGATGCTAAGTAAATGCATTTCAGGCCGCCATTTTCAATCCTTGTTAACCTTTAAAGTTTTCAAGGGACGAGATAACTAAAACCTGCGGATGCGTCGCAGCTGATCAATGAATCAGCCGGGAAGGGTTTAGTATTTGGTAGCATATCGCTTAAAAATACGTACAAACCGTTCATTACTAAGAAGTTGTATGCAGGGTTCGACTCCCCGCATCTCCACCCCAACAAGTTTCAATACTTCAAAAAGCCCGTAGATCAATGATTTACGGGTTTTTTGTTTTCGTGCCCGCTATCCAAATCTCGGTTAGGCAATCGAAAATCAATCGCAACAATCAATTGCCTCTTTACATGCGGGTAACGGTTGGAAGGGGAAGGTTTCAAGTAGCAACGAGGAAATCAGTACCACCGGAAAGGTGGTCGGGCAGCTCTGGAAAAGCAAATGGTACGACAATAGATGCGAGAGAAGCCAACGCATTTTCAGATTCTCTGGGGCAGGTAATGCTTATGGCATGCAACTGCAAACCATTCAGGATGACTTATTAATGTACATTGAAGTCTTTAGGCGGAAGTGGCAAGGAGAAGATCAAAATATTATTGGGCTGCTATTAGTATTCGAAGAACATAGTGCCAAGGTCGGACAGCTTATAAATCTGGAATATGCTCATGCAACCTATAAGCGTTATCAAACAACTATTAGGCAAACCGAGGAATTTATTTATTGTTATTCTCAAGAAAAGAACTTAGATGTTTAATAAATAAATCTCAAATTTATATCAGAGTTTGAGTTTTATTTGAAAAGTCGCTCACCTATGTACCAAAGTAGATAAAAGGCAGATAGTTGTATTGGCAATGCTGCTCCATTTTCGTAAAATTCTTATTATGTGCAACCGGGTTTATCAATCCTGGAATATGGCAAATAATGCGTTTCCAATTGGGATTCTTAATAGATACAGAAAAATCAAGATTATTCCAGTAAGATAGTAAGACTTTGACTGTCGGAATTTTCTCGACTTATAATTAGTATAAATGCCGGCACACAGCGTGATAAGTGTTATAAGAAGTGCCCCCCAGTCGAAAATGAAAATGTTTGTAGGAATTGCTGCTATACGGTTCGACTCCGCACTTTCTCCAAAGCTCATCCAAAAGATTAGGGGTATCCCTAATATAAACAAAAATCCACAGGTAAATAGTGCTAGTACTAACACTACCAAAAAATACCTCCATAAAAGCGCCGATGAGAAAATTTGTTTTGTAGCGGCTATCACTTGCAATTTCCAGGGTTGGTTAGCGGTTGCACATAACTCGATTCACGTACTTACAATACAATATACGCATTTGTAATATTGAAGTAATAGTTAGATATTTCACTTCATTTCAGCCTATCAAAAAACGCCCGTTCTCTGCGATACTCGCCGATAGCCTACTTTTGCCGCCAAACTATTGCATTTACCCTCTCAAATCGTCATCTTACTTTGTATGTTACATTCTTATGCCTTTGCCTGAGTACGTGAGACAAAGCACTTGGTTTTCTGATAGGCTAGGGTGTGTCGACTCAGGAACAGAACCTTGCCATGCAGCATAATCGCTTTAGGCAGGCCGGCTGTCAGAAGATTTTCAAAAAGGATTTCGTCGGCCAGAGAGCATCCCGAGATAGCTAGGCTTGTAGAGCCCTAGGGCCAAGGGAACAGTGTGGTAGCCTGTAAGCAGCTG harbors:
- a CDS encoding DNA methyltransferase, with the protein product MASSIVTNEDNMDMMARYPDKFFDLALIDPPYGIGSALVKGGGTRGAKFDKNEESIKWDIAPNQSFFDELFRVSKNQIIWGSNYFNLPPTRCNIIWDKIQEFTGSDFELAWSSFNKASKAFRMSRVEAYTNGKIHPTQKPTKLYKWLLHNYAQSGDKILDTHMGSQSSRIAAHDMGYDYWGCELDQTYFEKGCYRFNEHIKQLDLFPV
- a CDS encoding replicative DNA helicase; the encoded protein is MNQILPPHDTDIEKDVLSVMCNRPELIYQVENILNTECFYRMDHQYLFDVIMNIHNSGSSVTQSAILHQIVPTGKKDILATYQEIKKFFTSDRHLASNAEVLVELSTKRALLVKAYELLGMIEKNAQIEDIEREVSEATNIVISRNTNTEPILMGEAVDGMLELMNREKTEGISGITTGVSILDSITGGWEFDDKVIIAGRPGMGKTAVATYHANVAAAAGNPTAFVSLEVRPSKLASRMISNSSGFSASDITKGRLADNQKKIVVERGNSARKLPLYFYDNTRSRDINDITRTLRSWHRKYGLKIVFIDYIGLICDRTVKNRSDKTAVTESVQSKLTELGDQLGIPLIIFSQLNRENESKSDKRPTLNNLKSSGKLEEDATRVIFLYRQDYYDANESDSRGVDFIPSHNIEYIFAKNREGELGPVELKCNVALNRVYEISRVPAAQPQLNGFQKNESLNGHSHSFN
- a CDS encoding Arm DNA-binding domain-containing protein, which produces MIYGFFVFVPAIQISVRQSKINRNNQLPLYMRVTVGRGRFQVATRKSVPPERWSGSSGKANGTTIDAREANAFSDSLGQVMLMACNCKPFRMTY